A part of Dehalogenimonas sp. W genomic DNA contains:
- a CDS encoding ATP-binding protein: protein MSVKLKLTGLYSVVLLSTLVIMSIASSLMLSFGLVSNLNNSLAEDIIEALNTLSTIPSDEYPQALAELEDKSVSSFFVYDLNSKSLIGDSPSNTVIQETLRGITDWQTGINSHSMNSVDGQSRLYLISLTPGSDKLVVVARDTAYIQAALKTYRNILFMTLPGALIIAAIAGWVLANSSLRQVRVITDTAEKIDPAKLEERIPVKHRDELGRLSGTLNALFDRIHGFIQRQHRFTADASHDLTAPLTGIRSSAEVALMKERTPEEYRQSLENIIGRTDKMQAIVDDLMTLAGLDAGPRPAKSAELELSKLAEEAVNRWQAPAANEDIELTAEIKPGVSIFGEPEQFDRLLDNLLSNAVKYTPPGGKVNLTLAQQDGEIIIRVTDTGIGISPEHLPHLGERFYRIDRRVEGTGLGLSIVQGTAQIYRGGMEVESAPGEGSTFRIILPDGSGS from the coding sequence GTGAGTGTCAAACTCAAACTAACCGGACTTTACTCCGTTGTCCTGCTGTCCACGCTGGTGATCATGTCCATTGCATCTTCCCTGATGTTATCTTTCGGCCTGGTGTCCAATCTAAATAACTCGCTTGCTGAAGATATCATAGAAGCACTGAACACGCTCTCAACTATACCCAGTGACGAATACCCTCAGGCGTTAGCCGAACTGGAAGATAAGTCAGTCAGTTCCTTCTTTGTTTATGACCTGAATTCCAAATCGTTAATCGGGGACAGCCCTTCAAACACCGTCATTCAGGAAACGCTCCGCGGAATCACAGACTGGCAAACGGGTATCAATTCCCATTCAATGAATTCCGTTGACGGACAGTCACGTTTGTATCTCATAAGCCTGACGCCCGGATCAGATAAACTGGTAGTGGTGGCCCGCGACACGGCATATATTCAAGCGGCCCTCAAGACCTATAGAAACATTTTATTCATGACCTTACCCGGCGCCCTGATTATCGCTGCAATTGCCGGTTGGGTACTGGCCAATAGTTCTTTAAGACAGGTACGGGTGATCACTGATACTGCCGAGAAGATTGACCCGGCGAAGCTGGAAGAACGGATACCGGTAAAGCATAGAGACGAACTGGGCCGGCTTTCCGGTACACTCAACGCACTCTTTGACCGTATCCACGGCTTTATCCAGCGGCAGCACCGCTTCACCGCCGACGCCTCACACGATCTGACAGCGCCGCTGACCGGCATCAGATCATCCGCCGAGGTAGCTTTGATGAAAGAGAGGACGCCGGAGGAGTATCGCCAATCATTGGAAAACATTATCGGACGGACCGACAAAATGCAGGCGATAGTGGATGACCTGATGACACTGGCGGGACTGGACGCCGGGCCCAGGCCAGCGAAAAGTGCTGAATTGGAGCTTTCTAAACTGGCGGAAGAGGCCGTGAACAGGTGGCAGGCCCCTGCCGCTAACGAAGATATTGAACTGACTGCCGAAATAAAACCGGGGGTCAGTATCTTTGGTGAGCCGGAACAGTTTGACCGGCTCCTGGACAATCTGCTGTCCAACGCGGTGAAATACACGCCGCCGGGCGGCAAGGTCAACCTCACGCTGGCACAACAGGACGGCGAAATCATCATAAGAGTAACCGACACCGGCATCGGCATCAGCCCGGAACACCTGCCCCACCTGGGGGAGAGATTCTACCGCATTGACCGTCGGGTGGAAGGCACCGGGCTGGGGCTGTCCATTGTCCAGGGGACGGCGCAGATATACCGCGGGGGGATGGAAGTGGAGAGCGCGCCGGGTGAGGGCAGTACCTTCCGGATAATCCTGCCGGACGGTTCTGGAAGCTGA
- a CDS encoding response regulator transcription factor, translating into MRILVIDDDEELCCDIKQVLGENGHVAECVHDGASGVHFAGVADFDLVILDLSLPDKDGLEVCRTLRRQGLNIPVLMLTGRKEIDDRVTGLNSGADDYLGKPFEYKELLARIQALNRRLTGNRSPEIAVGDVSVDTTCHQVNLNGREIALTATEYRILEYFITNPNKLITRLEMEDRIRGTDCNYESNVIDSHIAKLRLKLAWDARTGPLQTVRGEGYRLRS; encoded by the coding sequence ATGAGAATTCTGGTTATTGACGACGACGAAGAACTCTGTTGCGACATCAAACAGGTGCTGGGGGAGAACGGTCACGTGGCTGAATGCGTCCATGACGGCGCTTCAGGAGTACACTTCGCCGGAGTTGCCGACTTTGACCTGGTGATACTGGACCTGTCACTGCCGGACAAGGATGGGTTAGAAGTCTGCCGGACACTGAGACGGCAAGGTTTGAATATCCCCGTCCTCATGCTGACCGGCAGAAAAGAGATAGACGACAGAGTAACCGGCCTCAATTCCGGAGCGGATGATTATCTGGGCAAGCCCTTTGAGTACAAAGAGCTACTGGCCCGAATTCAGGCGCTGAACAGACGTTTGACCGGAAACCGATCACCGGAGATTGCGGTGGGGGATGTTAGCGTTGATACTACATGCCATCAGGTCAATCTCAACGGCCGGGAGATTGCGCTGACCGCAACTGAATACCGGATACTGGAATACTTCATCACCAACCCGAACAAGCTGATAACCCGGCTGGAAATGGAAGACCGTATCCGCGGCACGGATTGCAATTACGAATCTAATGTCATTGACAGCCATATTGCCAAACTGAGGTTGAAACTGGCGTGGGACGCCCGTACCGGACCTTTACAGACGGTAAGGGGGGAAGGCTACAGGCTGAGATCGTGA
- a CDS encoding ABC transporter permease subunit, translated as MMLRLWLLELKKIFKGKSFYLVTLLLLLFTVITMAGPGDYYEHQVIATTDRMNEAIAALGADYDLVYSEALPAGFDRSRYPLRDESGNKIPGNVEVYQQMYQEYYQGQIDALTADGAEFSFSSLMSPGKIVPIMPVFAVILGVIVLAMEYNGGVYRLIIGRGVKRGDLMWAKFLALASLALLLATVLVITSFIIGLANYNSLAAAQPPVIDPGAVFEIYWVLFLLLFAYMVFGGVLGTLLASPVPALVAGVVIAFMLSQFFVYGLTPCGDDMLSAISPLTLGYNFNSLTHLLWDSSDKVECYRSVPWAVGMALAYITVMIMFVQANFGHKELKS; from the coding sequence ATGATGTTAAGACTCTGGCTCCTTGAACTAAAGAAGATTTTCAAAGGGAAATCCTTCTATCTTGTGACTCTTTTACTGTTACTGTTTACCGTAATCACCATGGCGGGGCCGGGGGATTACTATGAACACCAGGTCATTGCCACCACAGATAGAATGAATGAAGCTATCGCTGCTCTTGGAGCAGACTATGACCTTGTATATTCTGAGGCGCTACCCGCCGGTTTTGACCGTAGCCGGTATCCGCTGCGGGATGAAAGCGGCAATAAAATCCCTGGAAATGTTGAGGTTTACCAGCAGATGTACCAGGAATATTATCAGGGACAAATTGACGCCCTTACGGCCGATGGCGCTGAATTTTCGTTCTCAAGCTTAATGTCGCCCGGCAAAATTGTTCCCATCATGCCGGTTTTTGCCGTTATTCTGGGAGTGATTGTTTTAGCTATGGAATATAATGGCGGTGTTTACCGTCTGATCATCGGGCGCGGTGTCAAAAGGGGCGATCTGATGTGGGCTAAATTCCTTGCGTTAGCCTCATTGGCGTTGTTGCTGGCAACGGTGTTGGTGATTACTTCATTTATTATCGGTCTGGCGAATTACAACAGTCTGGCCGCGGCGCAACCGCCCGTTATTGATCCCGGAGCCGTGTTTGAAATCTATTGGGTATTATTCCTCCTGCTGTTTGCTTATATGGTGTTTGGCGGGGTGCTGGGTACGCTCCTAGCCTCGCCGGTGCCGGCGTTGGTGGCAGGGGTGGTCATTGCCTTTATGCTGTCTCAGTTTTTTGTATATGGGCTGACGCCTTGCGGGGACGACATGCTGAGTGCAATTTCCCCGTTAACCCTGGGCTACAATTTCAACAGTCTGACCCACCTGTTGTGGGATTCGTCCGATAAAGTGGAATGTTACCGGAGTGTCCCCTGGGCTGTCGGGATGGCGTTGGCGTATATCACGGTTATGATTATGTTTGTTCAAGCCAACTTCGGTCACAAGGAGTTGAAGTCTTGA
- a CDS encoding type II toxin-antitoxin system VapC family toxin — protein MSGSRVKGIACVVDTDIAIDFLRKREYARILLNRWADDGLLAVSTLTHLEIYQGMKPAEEADTNAFLDGLVSIGVDVPVARQAGMMLRALRSTGITIGMADAIIAATALWLGVPLLTNNVEHYPFTDLQVIRGLKI, from the coding sequence GTGTCGGGTAGTCGGGTCAAAGGCATCGCGTGTGTCGTTGATACGGATATCGCTATTGATTTTCTTAGAAAACGAGAATACGCCCGCATACTGTTAAATCGGTGGGCCGATGACGGTCTGCTGGCTGTAAGCACACTCACCCACCTTGAAATATACCAGGGTATGAAGCCCGCAGAGGAAGCGGACACCAATGCTTTCCTGGATGGTCTGGTTTCCATTGGTGTTGATGTCCCGGTTGCCCGGCAGGCGGGTATGATGTTAAGGGCGCTTCGTTCAACAGGGATAACCATCGGTATGGCTGATGCTATTATCGCCGCTACTGCCCTTTGGCTGGGGGTTCCGCTGTTGACCAACAACGTAGAGCACTATCCGTTTACTGATTTGCAGGTCATCAGGGGTTTGAAAATTTAA